The Nitrospira sp. genome contains a region encoding:
- a CDS encoding IS110 family transposase: MKKFIRIGVDLAKNYFQIHALESEGGPAVARKLTRTKMREFFSGIDPSLVGMEACGSAHYWARELKVMGHEVFLMPPSYTRPYVKRGKNDAVDAAACCEAMSRSGMRFVPVKSAEQQATLMLHKTRELLIKQRTMSVNALRAHLSEFGIIVARGIGRVDELCDLAESDATLPNAARAVVTVLARQLENLDKSIADLEKEIAAAHKQSEMSRLLDEVPGIGTIIASVISASVPDPNVFKTGRDFAAWLGLTPRQNSSGGKQTLGAITKQGNRYIRKSLVLGATSLLNVVGKRKGALRDWIVALLAKKPARLVTVALANKLARILWAMMKTGESFRTEMFAKA; this comes from the coding sequence GTGAAGAAGTTTATCAGAATCGGCGTCGATCTGGCCAAGAACTATTTTCAGATACACGCGCTGGAGAGCGAAGGTGGGCCCGCGGTGGCGCGCAAGTTGACGCGGACGAAGATGCGGGAGTTCTTTTCGGGGATCGACCCCTCCCTCGTGGGCATGGAGGCGTGCGGTTCGGCGCACTATTGGGCGCGGGAGCTCAAGGTAATGGGTCACGAAGTGTTTCTGATGCCACCGTCCTACACCAGGCCCTACGTCAAGCGCGGCAAGAATGACGCGGTCGACGCCGCGGCCTGTTGCGAAGCGATGTCGCGATCTGGAATGCGCTTCGTTCCGGTCAAGAGCGCGGAGCAACAAGCGACGCTGATGCTGCACAAAACGCGCGAATTGTTGATCAAACAGCGGACTATGAGCGTCAACGCGTTGCGCGCCCATCTTTCGGAGTTCGGCATAATCGTGGCCAGGGGAATCGGCCGAGTTGATGAACTGTGTGATCTGGCCGAAAGTGACGCAACGCTTCCGAACGCAGCCCGGGCCGTCGTGACGGTTCTGGCCCGGCAACTCGAGAATCTCGATAAATCGATCGCTGATCTGGAGAAGGAAATTGCCGCCGCCCATAAGCAAAGCGAGATGAGTCGGCTGCTCGACGAGGTTCCCGGCATCGGAACGATCATTGCCTCTGTGATCTCCGCCAGCGTGCCGGACCCCAACGTGTTCAAGACGGGACGCGATTTCGCCGCTTGGCTCGGTCTGACGCCTCGCCAGAATTCGAGCGGAGGCAAACAGACGCTCGGGGCGATCACCAAGCAAGGAAACCGGTACATCAGGAAATCGCTCGTCCTGGGAGCGACCTCGCTGCTAAACGTGGTCGGAAAACGCAAGGGCGCGTTGCGTGACTGGATCGTCGCGCTTTTGGCGAAGAAGCCGGCGCGGCTGGTTACGGTGGCGCTGGCTAACAAGCTCGCGCGGATCCTTTGGGCGATGATGAAAACCGGCGAGAGTTTTCGCACCGAGATGTTCGCTAAAGCGTAA